From one Catenuloplanes nepalensis genomic stretch:
- a CDS encoding Acg family FMN-binding oxidoreductase, translating to MVVRIPLAESAATVPDGYRAEDLAAAVAAAVRAPSQHNTQPWRFRLSGGAIEIRSDPARRLPIADPTGWAVRIACGAALCNARLALAGRGRPADGVIRPVPGKTDLVARLLPGTPRPPAPAELALLAAVPRRRSTRGRFSALPVPASIRARLLDAVRSEGCWLDLIVGTPAVTAVAEIAHSADRVLRRNDDYRAEIAAWTRPAPAIDGVPPEAAGPKTNPADILPRRDFGGAVAAPDPVREPEPLVAVLGSPADTAAEQIAAGQALQKLLLTVTDAGLAASMVSQPIEVPAAREQLRLALGRYGPPQMVVRIGYAAPGATTPRRAAESVVIPE from the coding sequence ATGGTCGTCCGGATCCCGCTGGCAGAGTCCGCCGCGACGGTGCCGGACGGTTACCGGGCGGAGGATCTCGCCGCCGCGGTCGCCGCCGCCGTGCGCGCGCCGTCGCAGCACAACACGCAGCCGTGGCGGTTCCGGCTGTCCGGCGGCGCGATCGAGATCCGGTCGGACCCGGCGCGCCGGCTGCCGATCGCGGACCCGACCGGCTGGGCGGTCCGGATCGCGTGCGGCGCCGCGCTCTGCAACGCGCGACTGGCACTGGCCGGCCGTGGACGACCGGCCGACGGCGTGATCCGGCCGGTGCCGGGAAAGACGGACCTGGTGGCGCGCCTGCTGCCGGGCACGCCCCGACCGCCGGCCCCGGCCGAGCTGGCGCTGCTCGCGGCCGTGCCGAGGCGACGCAGCACGCGCGGCCGGTTCTCGGCGCTGCCGGTCCCCGCGTCGATCCGGGCGCGCCTGCTGGACGCGGTGCGTTCCGAGGGCTGCTGGCTGGACCTGATCGTGGGCACGCCGGCCGTGACCGCGGTCGCGGAGATCGCGCACAGCGCCGACCGGGTGCTGCGGCGCAACGACGACTACCGCGCCGAGATCGCGGCGTGGACGCGCCCGGCACCGGCGATCGACGGCGTGCCCCCGGAGGCCGCGGGCCCGAAGACGAACCCGGCGGACATCCTGCCCCGGCGCGACTTCGGCGGTGCGGTCGCGGCGCCGGACCCGGTGAGGGAGCCGGAGCCACTGGTCGCGGTGCTGGGCTCGCCGGCGGACACCGCGGCCGAGCAGATCGCGGCCGGGCAGGCGCTGCAGAAGCTGCTGCTCACGGTCACGGACGCGGGACTGGCCGCGTCGATGGTGTCGCAGCCGATCGAGGTGCCGGCCGCGCGCGAGCAGCTCCGGCTGGCACTGGGCCGCTACGGCCCACCGCAGATGGTGGTCCGGATCGGCTACGCGGCCCCGGGCGCCACCACGCCACGCCGCGCCGCGGAGAGCGTGGTCATCCCGGAGTAG
- a CDS encoding VOC family protein, which produces MALDLFAGVFVRDFPAALDWYERLFGAPPGFFAHDTEAVWELAEHRFVYVELLPERAGRAAHTLFVDDLESIVAGISSRGIEPAKRETYGNGVRKITYVDPEGNEIGYGGAPVESE; this is translated from the coding sequence ATGGCTCTCGACTTGTTCGCCGGTGTCTTCGTCCGTGACTTTCCCGCCGCGCTCGATTGGTACGAGCGGCTGTTCGGTGCGCCGCCAGGGTTCTTCGCGCACGACACGGAGGCGGTGTGGGAGCTGGCCGAGCACCGGTTCGTGTACGTGGAGCTACTGCCGGAGCGGGCCGGGCGGGCGGCGCACACGCTGTTCGTCGATGACCTGGAATCGATCGTCGCGGGAATCTCGTCGCGCGGGATCGAGCCGGCGAAGCGGGAGACCTACGGCAATGGTGTCCGAAAGATCACCTATGTCGACCCAGAAGGTAACGAAATCGGCTACGGGGGCGCGCCGGTCGAATCGGAATAG
- a CDS encoding cobalamin B12-binding domain-containing protein has product MTATTPLLPGVDQQYLDLIGAGDEWGATDLVLTLWENGAEPERLLLDLIAPAQVRVGELWAADEWSVAREHGATATSERAIAALIARAAPRPTLGRITVACTDGEWHALPPRLLGEVLRLRGWRVDFLDANVPGPHLVTHLHQTGPDVVALSCALPTRLPRAHATLTACQAVGVPVLAGGRGFGTDGRHARLLGADGWAATATDAADILDSGWNPPARAPHDDLAHLADEEYTQLVRQRHKIIVGVLDRLRETYPPMRSYDIRQADATAEDVTHIVDFLAAALYVDDATVFTDFLTWTAAVLAARRVPAQALTVCLDLLGADLRDFPRAGDLLERGLAELSAGKAAGQDITRPEQ; this is encoded by the coding sequence ATGACCGCCACCACACCACTCCTGCCCGGCGTCGACCAGCAGTACCTCGACCTGATCGGCGCAGGCGACGAATGGGGCGCGACCGACCTGGTGCTCACGCTCTGGGAGAACGGCGCCGAACCCGAGCGGCTGTTGCTCGACCTGATCGCACCGGCCCAGGTGCGCGTCGGCGAGCTCTGGGCGGCCGACGAGTGGTCGGTGGCCCGCGAGCACGGCGCCACCGCCACCAGCGAGCGCGCCATCGCCGCGTTGATCGCCCGCGCCGCCCCTCGTCCCACGCTCGGCCGGATAACGGTCGCCTGCACCGACGGCGAATGGCACGCGCTCCCGCCCCGGCTGCTCGGCGAGGTGCTGCGGCTGCGCGGCTGGCGCGTCGACTTCCTCGACGCTAACGTGCCAGGCCCACACCTGGTCACCCACCTGCACCAGACCGGCCCGGACGTGGTCGCGCTCAGCTGCGCGCTCCCGACCCGGCTGCCGCGCGCCCACGCCACGCTGACCGCGTGCCAGGCCGTCGGCGTGCCGGTGCTGGCCGGTGGCCGCGGCTTCGGCACCGACGGGCGGCACGCGCGTCTGCTCGGCGCGGACGGCTGGGCCGCGACCGCCACCGACGCCGCCGACATCCTCGACTCCGGCTGGAACCCGCCGGCCCGCGCGCCGCACGACGACCTGGCCCACCTCGCCGACGAGGAGTACACCCAGCTCGTCCGGCAGCGCCACAAGATCATCGTCGGGGTGCTGGACCGGCTCCGCGAGACGTACCCGCCGATGCGCTCCTACGACATCCGCCAGGCCGACGCGACCGCCGAGGACGTCACCCACATCGTCGACTTCCTCGCCGCCGCGCTCTACGTCGACGACGCCACGGTCTTCACCGACTTCCTCACCTGGACGGCCGCGGTGCTGGCGGCCCGCCGCGTCCCCGCCCAGGCACTGACGGTCTGCCTCGATCTCCTCGGCGCCGACCTCCGCGACTTCCCCCGAGCGGGCGATCTGTTGGAACGGGGTTTAGCGGAACTGAGCGCGGGTAAGGCTGCGGGCCAGGACATCACAAGGCCGGAGCAATGA
- a CDS encoding SpoIIE family protein phosphatase, which translates to MTGIRNVSTPQPTHLLHAVLDATAEAVLLCDDQGGVLFANAAANRLMPGLITIREITDDPDSFERELHGRPLRGHRQSLDDTHDVWTVHDCTDEVARVAAIALERERTAFLVEASRRLSASLHRGRCVRTTVELAAAHLADAAVVVLPPSRHRVEWVRAVAGSRHETGVMAERDADGVPGLSEALAGFPPVPSRWLDQTQVPASLLPAGFGEIGALLVTPLPGNGVPAGALILARRAPGAFSDAEEMQARIFAARAGGAISAAVLYQEQVDTTAILQADLLPPELPRIEGLELAGAYRPAKDAARIGGDFYDAYPRTPSLSPDTGPAETMIVLGDVVGKGPKAAVLAGKVRQTLRALRLLEGRPEPLLRVLNQALMDPRDRSRFVTLVLASLVRDGDGWRVSAASGGHPPPLILRARGGVEEVPAKGTLIGVSGPIKVETADVTLHPGDLLLLYSDGLFEARGGVGGREAYGEDRLADSLASCRSLSATAVVERLEQLVSDWINGAGHDDIAMLAVRVPPRMPEYGHHPVNIRRSGR; encoded by the coding sequence GTGACGGGGATACGGAACGTCAGCACGCCACAGCCGACCCATCTGTTACACGCCGTGCTCGACGCCACCGCCGAGGCGGTGCTGCTCTGCGACGACCAGGGCGGGGTGCTGTTCGCGAACGCGGCCGCCAACCGCCTGATGCCCGGCCTGATCACCATCCGCGAGATCACCGACGACCCGGACTCGTTCGAGCGCGAGCTGCACGGCCGCCCGCTGCGGGGCCACCGCCAGTCACTCGACGACACCCACGACGTCTGGACCGTGCACGACTGCACGGACGAGGTCGCCCGCGTGGCCGCGATCGCGCTCGAGCGGGAGCGCACCGCGTTCCTGGTCGAGGCGAGCCGCCGGCTCTCCGCGTCGCTGCACCGCGGCCGCTGCGTGCGCACCACGGTCGAGCTGGCCGCCGCGCACCTCGCGGACGCGGCCGTGGTCGTGCTGCCACCGTCCCGGCACCGCGTCGAGTGGGTGCGGGCGGTCGCCGGCAGCCGCCACGAGACCGGCGTGATGGCGGAGCGCGACGCGGACGGCGTGCCCGGCCTGTCCGAGGCGCTCGCCGGTTTCCCGCCGGTGCCGAGCCGCTGGCTGGACCAGACCCAGGTGCCGGCGTCACTGCTCCCGGCCGGGTTCGGCGAGATCGGCGCGCTGCTGGTCACGCCGCTGCCCGGCAACGGCGTGCCGGCCGGCGCGCTGATCCTGGCCCGCCGCGCGCCCGGCGCCTTCTCCGACGCCGAGGAGATGCAGGCCCGTATCTTCGCGGCACGGGCCGGCGGCGCGATCTCCGCGGCCGTGCTCTACCAGGAGCAGGTCGATACGACCGCGATCCTCCAGGCCGACCTGCTCCCGCCGGAGCTGCCGCGGATCGAGGGGCTGGAACTGGCCGGGGCCTATCGCCCGGCCAAGGACGCGGCCCGGATCGGCGGCGACTTCTACGACGCGTACCCGCGCACGCCGTCACTGAGCCCGGACACCGGCCCGGCCGAGACCATGATCGTGCTCGGTGACGTGGTCGGCAAGGGACCGAAGGCGGCCGTGCTGGCCGGCAAGGTCCGCCAGACGTTGCGCGCGCTCCGCCTCCTGGAGGGCCGTCCCGAGCCGCTGCTGCGGGTGCTCAACCAGGCGTTGATGGACCCGCGCGATCGCAGCCGGTTCGTCACGCTGGTGCTGGCGTCACTCGTCCGCGACGGCGACGGCTGGCGGGTCTCGGCCGCGTCCGGCGGGCACCCGCCGCCGCTGATCCTGCGCGCGCGGGGCGGCGTCGAGGAGGTCCCGGCCAAGGGCACGCTGATCGGCGTCTCCGGCCCGATCAAGGTGGAGACCGCGGACGTCACGCTGCACCCCGGCGACCTGCTGCTGCTCTACAGCGACGGCCTGTTCGAGGCGCGCGGCGGCGTCGGCGGCCGGGAGGCCTACGGCGAGGACCGGCTCGCCGACTCGCTCGCCAGCTGCCGGAGCCTGTCCGCGACCGCGGTCGTGGAACGGCTCGAACAGCTCGTCTCCGACTGGATCAACGGCGCCGGGCACGACGACATCGCGATGCTCGCGGTGCGCGTGCCCCCGCGCATGCCGGAGTACGGCCATCACCCGGTGAACATCCGCCGGAGCGGCCGATGA
- a CDS encoding dihydrofolate reductase family protein: MRTLIVTAFVSLDGVMEAPGGEPGYRNSGWTFKGVEFDPAAYEIKGREQDEAGALLVGRRSYEAFAPVWPTMTEDFKGYNSMPRYVVSTTLAGQDDRWPATILRSLDEVAELKTTDGGPIIVHGSATLGAALADAGLVDRYHLLVFPLLLGAGKRLFSTADRDLTKLRIAEHEVYANGIQKQVFDVLR, translated from the coding sequence ATGCGCACTCTGATCGTCACCGCGTTCGTGTCCCTGGACGGCGTCATGGAGGCGCCGGGCGGCGAGCCTGGCTACCGCAACTCCGGCTGGACGTTCAAGGGCGTCGAGTTCGACCCGGCCGCGTACGAGATCAAGGGCCGTGAGCAGGACGAGGCCGGCGCGCTGTTGGTCGGCCGCAGGTCCTATGAGGCGTTCGCCCCGGTCTGGCCGACCATGACCGAGGACTTCAAGGGCTACAACAGCATGCCGCGGTACGTCGTGAGCACCACCCTGGCCGGGCAGGACGACCGCTGGCCGGCGACGATCCTGCGCTCGCTGGACGAGGTGGCGGAGCTGAAGACCACCGACGGCGGCCCGATCATCGTGCACGGCAGCGCCACGCTCGGCGCCGCGCTCGCCGACGCCGGCCTGGTCGACCGCTACCACCTGCTGGTCTTCCCGCTGCTGCTCGGCGCCGGCAAGCGCCTGTTCAGCACGGCCGACAGGGACCTCACCAAGCTGCGGATCGCCGAGCACGAGGTCTACGCCAACGGCATCCAGAAGCAGGTCTTCGACGTTCTCCGCTGA
- a CDS encoding STAS domain-containing protein, with protein sequence MIDDSPLRIDTRRPTRASVILSLSGDLDFDTAEELVDQADRALLAEIRTICLDLSGLYICDSSGLSALLHVSQDARRAGATFEITGVTPQLRRILEVTGLDTVLGTAPAPATHDENRAGAHS encoded by the coding sequence ATGATCGACGATTCCCCGCTGCGCATCGACACCCGTCGCCCCACCCGGGCTTCGGTCATCCTGTCACTCTCCGGCGACCTCGACTTCGACACCGCCGAAGAACTCGTCGACCAGGCAGACCGCGCCCTCCTGGCCGAGATCCGCACCATCTGCCTCGATCTGTCCGGGCTCTACATCTGCGATTCGTCCGGCCTGAGCGCGCTCCTCCACGTGAGCCAGGACGCCAGGCGGGCCGGCGCCACATTCGAGATAACCGGCGTCACGCCCCAGCTCCGCCGGATCCTCGAGGTGACCGGCCTCGACACGGTCCTCGGCACGGCCCCGGCCCCGGCGACTCACGACGAGAATCGCGCGGGGGCGCATTCCTGA
- a CDS encoding NAD-dependent epimerase/dehydratase family protein: MKVVVVGGSGLIGAHVVSVLTSRGHDVTAVARTARPDVDRVLDAEHASAEELRAVLSGHDGVVYAARTDEQKPVPRPAHPAFRANMVDPLVRLFTAAREEGLTRGVLMGSYYTYFHRLHPDWRLPDRHVYIRSRVEQAAESRAAAGPGLPIAVIELPFVLGSGGGRLPNWSGPWERWARSGAPLFAPDGGTAAVSARSVAETAVDALEQAGGADLPVADENLTWRELFARMAAATGRPRPVRRLPATLVTVPASIGGALTTLAGRETGLDIAAFARLARRDLYIEPASGRSLDAAIRETVHAD, encoded by the coding sequence ATGAAGGTTGTCGTAGTCGGTGGCAGCGGCCTGATCGGGGCGCATGTCGTGAGCGTGCTGACTTCCCGGGGGCACGACGTCACGGCGGTGGCGCGCACGGCGCGGCCGGACGTGGACCGGGTGCTGGACGCGGAACACGCCTCCGCCGAGGAACTGCGCGCGGTGCTGAGCGGGCATGACGGCGTGGTCTACGCGGCGCGGACGGACGAGCAGAAGCCGGTGCCGCGGCCGGCCCACCCGGCGTTCCGGGCGAACATGGTCGACCCGCTGGTCCGGCTGTTCACGGCCGCGCGCGAGGAGGGGCTGACCCGCGGCGTGCTGATGGGCTCCTACTACACGTACTTCCACCGGCTGCACCCGGACTGGCGGCTGCCGGACCGGCACGTCTACATCCGCAGCCGGGTCGAGCAGGCCGCGGAGTCACGCGCGGCCGCCGGGCCCGGGCTGCCGATCGCGGTGATCGAGCTGCCGTTCGTGCTCGGCAGCGGCGGCGGGCGGCTGCCGAACTGGTCCGGGCCGTGGGAGCGGTGGGCCCGGTCCGGCGCGCCGCTGTTCGCGCCGGACGGCGGCACCGCCGCGGTCTCCGCGCGCAGCGTGGCCGAGACCGCGGTCGACGCGCTGGAGCAGGCCGGCGGCGCGGACCTCCCGGTCGCGGACGAGAACCTGACCTGGCGGGAGCTGTTCGCCCGGATGGCCGCGGCGACCGGCCGCCCCCGCCCGGTGCGCCGCCTCCCCGCCACCCTGGTCACCGTGCCGGCCTCGATCGGCGGTGCGCTCACCACGCTCGCCGGCCGGGAGACCGGGCTGGACATCGCGGCGTTCGCCCGGCTCGCGCGGCGCGACCTCTACATCGAACCGGCCAGCGGCCGCTCCCTCGACGCCGCGATCCGCGAGACCGTGCACGCCGACTGA
- a CDS encoding exodeoxyribonuclease III, with translation MRLATWNVNSVKARLPRLLDWLATRQPDVLCLQELKVSADQFPTAEIKALGYDAAVHGDGRWNGVAVLSRVGLDDVRAGFDGDPGFPDEAVQETRAVSATCAGLRVWSVYVPNGRTPDDPHYNYKLNWLARLTEALEREPAPLAVCGDFNVAPTDDDVWDPAVFVGATHVTPPERDALTTLRDRRGLRDIVPRPLKGDHPFTYWDYRAGMFHQNKGMRIDLVYATDPVPSRVTDAYVDREARKGKGPSDHAPIVVDIDL, from the coding sequence ATGCGGCTCGCCACCTGGAACGTCAACTCCGTCAAGGCCCGCCTGCCCCGGCTGCTCGACTGGCTGGCGACCAGGCAGCCGGACGTGCTCTGCCTGCAGGAACTCAAGGTCTCGGCCGACCAGTTCCCCACCGCCGAGATCAAGGCACTGGGGTACGACGCGGCCGTGCACGGCGACGGCCGGTGGAACGGCGTGGCGGTGCTCTCCCGCGTCGGCCTGGACGACGTGCGCGCCGGCTTCGACGGCGACCCGGGCTTCCCGGACGAGGCCGTGCAGGAGACGCGCGCGGTCTCCGCGACCTGCGCCGGCCTGCGCGTGTGGTCGGTCTACGTCCCGAACGGGCGCACCCCGGACGACCCGCACTACAATTACAAGCTGAACTGGCTCGCCCGGCTGACCGAGGCGCTGGAGCGAGAACCGGCGCCGCTCGCGGTGTGCGGGGACTTCAACGTCGCACCGACCGACGACGACGTGTGGGATCCCGCGGTGTTCGTCGGTGCCACCCACGTGACACCGCCGGAACGAGATGCACTGACCACGCTCCGTGATCGTCGCGGACTGCGCGACATCGTGCCACGGCCGCTCAAGGGGGATCACCCGTTCACCTACTGGGACTACCGAGCCGGTATGTTCCATCAGAACAAGGGCATGCGGATCGACCTGGTCTACGCGACCGATCCGGTGCCGTCGCGGGTGACCGACGCCTATGTCGACCGCGAAGCGCGCAAGGGGAAGGGCCCGTCGGACCACGCGCCGATCGTGGTCGACATCGATCTGTAG
- a CDS encoding helix-turn-helix domain-containing protein, which yields MTDLGWREAADEREFRVTLKTLQEKRGLSNKDLAAAMQFHPSYVSHIVSGRCAPTPNFAMRADAVLGADGELLKLCVKARHGDPGDPGRRAVIAREAETPAPGSSELIVEREEASVRYDEAYRRYQISIRRHLLNRTAAPVTWFPAHVAPDASPDDYQAAKRLYTAQPISDRDLGFHARYNGRPVTWEVERVSEWRRDIAIRFRRFGLHEPIYPGERATVEYGYRLPETHWGDWFEREIRWLTKQLVVRLEFPRHLAMHVAGEFSSMSGDRPLDPPATVTPLGDLDRFEWRSDTPLKPGVSVRFAWTVTAATPARRHEFLVAA from the coding sequence ATGACTGATCTTGGGTGGCGAGAGGCAGCGGACGAAAGAGAATTCCGCGTCACACTCAAAACGCTACAAGAAAAGCGCGGCCTGAGTAACAAGGACCTCGCCGCGGCCATGCAGTTCCACCCGTCGTACGTGAGCCACATCGTCAGCGGCCGCTGCGCCCCCACGCCGAACTTCGCGATGCGCGCGGACGCGGTGCTCGGCGCCGACGGTGAGCTGCTGAAGCTCTGCGTGAAGGCGCGGCACGGCGATCCCGGCGACCCTGGCCGGCGCGCGGTCATCGCCCGCGAGGCCGAGACGCCGGCACCGGGCTCGTCCGAGCTGATCGTGGAGCGCGAGGAGGCCTCGGTCCGCTACGACGAGGCGTACCGGCGCTACCAGATCTCGATCCGCCGGCACCTGCTCAACCGCACGGCCGCGCCCGTCACCTGGTTCCCCGCGCACGTCGCGCCGGACGCGTCCCCCGACGACTACCAGGCCGCGAAGCGGCTCTACACCGCGCAGCCGATCAGCGACCGCGACCTGGGCTTCCACGCCCGCTACAACGGCCGGCCGGTCACCTGGGAGGTCGAGCGGGTCAGCGAGTGGCGCCGCGACATCGCGATCCGGTTCCGCCGCTTCGGCCTGCACGAGCCGATCTACCCGGGCGAGCGCGCCACGGTGGAGTACGGCTACCGCCTGCCGGAGACGCACTGGGGCGACTGGTTCGAGCGTGAGATCCGCTGGCTCACCAAGCAGCTCGTGGTGCGCCTCGAGTTCCCCCGCCACCTCGCCATGCACGTCGCCGGCGAGTTCTCCTCGATGAGCGGCGACCGCCCCCTCGACCCGCCCGCCACGGTCACCCCGCTCGGCGACCTGGACCGTTTCGAGTGGCGCAGCGACACCCCCCTGAAGCCCGGCGTCTCGGTCCGCTTCGCCTGGACCGTCACCGCCGCCACCCCGGCCCGCCGCCACGAGTTCCTGGTGGCGGCCTGA